DNA sequence from the Carnobacterium funditum DSM 5970 genome:
CATTTCAGCTTTTTGAGCGACTAAGTTATTTTTAGTTACTTCAATATTACTTTTTAATTTTTCTATCGCTACTTTTTCATTTTTTGCTTCTTTTTCATTTACTTCTAATGTGGCTTTATCATTCTCTTGTTCAGTTACTATTTCTTTGTTAGCTGACACTAATTGATTGATTATGCCGACACGCCCAATTAAATCTGATAAACTCTCAGAAGAAATCACCATTTCTACCATATTAGATGCTTTACCATCTGTTTGGATAACACGAGCTTGGTTTTGTAATTTTTCTTCTCGTTGTGCAATCAGTTCTTTTAAAGTTTCAATTTCTTTTTGTAATTTCTCGATTTTTTCTTTTGATTCTTTCAATTTTTTCTCTTGTTCGTGTAATTTGATAACCACTTCATCTATATTAGATTGTAGTTTTTTTACATCATTTTCTATCTCAGTTTTTTTTGATTCTAAGCTATCCATTTTATTTTCTTGGGTTTTTATTTTAGAATTTAAGTCATTTGATTTAGTTTCAAGTTCTTGTCTTTGTTTTTCTAAGCTTTGAACACTCTCAGCATTCACCATTGTTGGCATTACAAAAGGACCTGCAAGCAACATCGCTGCAATTAATCCAGTAGTTAGTTTCTTTTTCAAAAAATGTACCCCCCATGAATCTATATGATTAATCTTTCTTATTTTTCTCAACTTTGTAAGTATAACATCATTGTATAAAATAAACGATACTATTAAAGTAACAATTTCACAGTACTATTACAAACAGATTAAATAACTAATTACTTTTAATCTCCTTTTTTTGTTTGCAACTTTTTCCACATTTTTACTCGTTCATTTTTGACTGATACGATTGTCTCCATCTTTTTTAATCCTCCAGTTCGTACAAATCACTTGCTCTTTCATTCTACTAAAAAAACCTCTCTTTTTACAGAGAGGTTTCCTATTTTTTGTTTTTTATAATCCTAAATAAGATGCTGGATTGACTCGAGTACCATTCACATATACTTCAAAATGAAGATGGACACCTGTTGATGCACCCGTCGTACCCATTATTCCTAATTGTTGCCCTTGAGAAACATTTTGTCCTGGTGCTACGGCTAAACTACCTGAAACCATGTGCGCATAAAGTGTTTTTAAGCCATTGCCATGATTAATTATAACATGATTTCCCCAACCTGAACCATAACCGGCCACTTCAATTACTCCACTTTGAGCAGCGATGATAGCTCCACTTCCACCAAAGTCCGTTCCACCATGTAATTTACTCTCTCCAGTAATTGGGTGAATACGATACCCAAATTGAGAGGTTACTACGCCATTACTTGGACGGATAAAGCCTGAACCATTACTAGAACTACTCGCTACACTGTTTGGTTTCGTCGTTTCTGCTTGTGGTGCTTTTGATGCTTGTGGTGCTTTTGTATTATTTTTTGAAGAGGCTGCTAATTTTTGTTCTTCTTGTTTAGCCGCTTTTTCAGCGGCTTTTTCTGCAACTGCTCTAGCTTGTGCTTGACGGGCTTTTTCTGCTTCAAAAATCCGTTGTTTTTCTTGTTGAAGTTCTTTAGATAAAACACTAGTTTTTGTAGCAACTACTTTTTGTTCATCCACAAATGTGTTTTTTTCATTTTCTGTCATATTGTATTGAACAGCTAGTTGAACAATGTGATCATCCATTTCAGCTTTTTGAGCGACTAAGTTATTTTTAGTTACTTCAATATTACTTTTTAATTTTTCTATCGCTACTTTTTCATTTTTTGCTTCTTTTTCATTTACTTCTAATGTGGCTTTATCATTCTCTTGTTCAGTTACTATTTCTTTGTTAGCTGACACTAATTGATTGATTATGCCGACACGCCCAATTAAATCTGATAAACTCTCAGAAGAAATCACCATTTCTACCATATTAGATGCTTTACCATCTGTTTGGATAACACGAGCTTGGTTTTGTAATTTTTCTTCTCGTTGTGCAATCAGTTCTTTTAAAGCTTCAATTTCTTTTTGTAATTTCTCGATTTTTTCTTTTGATTCTTTCAATTTTTTCTCTTGTTCGTGTAATTTGATAACCACTTCATCTATATTAGATTGTAGTTTTTTTACATCATTTTCTATCTCAGTTTTTTTTGATTCTAAGCTATCCATTTTATTTTCTTGGGTTTTTATTTTAGAATTTAAGTCATTTGATTTAGTTTCAAGTTCTTGTCTTTGTTTTTCTAAGCTTTGAACACTCTCAGCATTCACCATTGTTGGCATTACAAAAGGACCTGCAAGCAACATCGCTGCAATTAATCCAGTAGTTAGTTTCTTTTTCAAAAAATGTACCCCCCCATGAATCTATATGATTAATTTTTCTCATTTTTCTCAACTTTGTAAGTATAACATCATTGTATAAAATAAACGATACTATTAAAGTAACAATTTCACGAGTACTATTACAAACAGATTAAATAACTAATTACTTTTAACCTCCTTTTCTCCAGTACTTTGCAGGATAAATTAAGCATAGCAATTAAAGTTCTTTTGTTATATTATATAAAAGAGAATTCTATCTGCTATTAAGTAGTCCATGCTGTTATTTAAGCATGTCATTTGAATTGTAAGAAAAAAAGGGGGTACGAAATGAACAGGAAAAAGAAAAGAAGCTTTGTTTTAATAATACTTATCTTATTCACATTTGGTGGTGGGATAAGTTTCTATCAACACACTATAAATGTACAAGCGAAAGAAGACCAAAAAGAAGTAGAAAACGCACTAACATTGGCAAAAAAAACGACGAACCTTTTATATTTGACTGACAAAACAGAGCTCTTGAGTGACTCAATTACACAAGAAAAAATCCAAGAAGCCGAACATTCTCTTAAAATTTTATCTGCTTTAACATTAAACGAAACACAACAAAAGTATTTAAATAACCTTTCACAACAGGTAAATGATGCTACGCAGATGTTTACTATCCAATCTTCTATACATAAGAAATTTAAAGATGAAAAAATAATAAGTCATGATGTTGAATTTTCTAAAGAAGATAAAGATTTAATGTTGTTAAAAAAGAGGAAACCCCTTTTTGTTAAAAAAATTAGTGAGATTATTGAACAAAGTAAGAGGCAGCTTGCTATAAAACAAGAACTTAGTCACTTTTTTAAAGATTACG
Encoded proteins:
- a CDS encoding peptidoglycan DD-metalloendopeptidase family protein; the protein is MKKKLTTGLIAAMLLAGPFVMPTMVNAESVQSLEKQRQELETKSNDLNSKIKTQENKMDSLESKKTEIENDVKKLQSNIDEVVIKLHEQEKKLKESKEKIEKLQKEIEALKELIAQREEKLQNQARVIQTDGKASNMVEMVISSESLSDLIGRVGIINQLVSANKEIVTEQENDKATLEVNEKEAKNEKVAIEKLKSNIEVTKNNLVAQKAEMDDHIVQLAVQYNMTENEKNTFVDEQKVVATKTSVLSKELQQEKQRIFEAEKARQAQARAVAEKAAEKAAKQEEQKLAASSKNNTKAPQASKAPQAETTKPNSVASSSSNGSGFIRPSNGVVTSQFGYRIHPITGESKLHGGTDFGGSGAIIAAQSGVIEVAGYGSGWGNHVIINHGNGLKTLYAHMVSGSLAVAPGQNVSQGQQLGIMGTTGASTGVHLHFEVYVNGTRVNPASYLGL